One segment of Leptospiraceae bacterium DNA contains the following:
- a CDS encoding UPF0175 family protein: MNTISLEIPSFLGLSLKMEDAELVAEVKKMAILKMYELGKVSSSVGAKVLNISRYEFLEMLGKYKISIFPELSKEELIEEINAI; the protein is encoded by the coding sequence ATGAATACTATATCTTTAGAAATACCTTCGTTTCTTGGTTTGAGCCTGAAAATGGAAGACGCTGAATTAGTCGCCGAAGTAAAAAAGATGGCTATTCTTAAAATGTATGAATTAGGAAAAGTTTCATCCAGCGTAGGCGCAAAAGTATTGAATATCAGTCGATACGAATTCCTCGAAATGCTAGGCAAATATAAAATTAGTATTTTTCCTGAACTATCAAAAGAAGAACTCATAGAAGAGATAAATGCAATCTGA
- a CDS encoding AAA family ATPase: MIEENNETVALDDLYLDPNNYRFIDNLDYEKVPEADYQKEQIQKRAYKFILVNGIDGIRDLVDSFKSNGFLPIEKIQVRPFVSDSSKYLVTEGNRRTVALKYLKEEYEKGNSIGNLDPEVFKRIPVVPHADVTDEKNLVMIGLNHISGKKQWPSLNQAKLMRTLELEHKMNPDDIVKKLGTTKQHFNRSQRTLYLIDQYLESDFGDQFKTDKYNYFQEIISSTDLKDWIEWDDNAYKARNIKNLERLFSYISEVEIEGDDGNYTQKREPIISKSSELRELAKIVKDEKALLSLESTGSITTAITESGVVGKTKIQSALDLIHKQINVTFNYSGYLEQKDLESIKDAVQKFNGVLIARGIDPKLKLISDIKKGEQLTNSKDIILSELNLIKYKKFINFHVKDLNRINIFAGKNNSGKTSLLEAIYQIAMLSDIDGVLEIVTRRSKVSINSVRIDWLKEQINDYQIEGKTRNSEKVSLQLRNYSNPQEVDSPTFYVNTVELSAYFHESEFVTRSHFFENKDRETEGNTKFLCPVLFSSPFSMNSSEIMKACNEVSFKRKISGKGNLSAKEVIIDFIQKFVDKDIKNIELVNDFNRFTVNHSTQENMDLSQYGEGLQRIFYISLLFAYAENGIVCIDEFENAVYFGLLKEFTKLVQELAVEFNVQVFLTTHSKECVDAFIFNNYKTEDISAYTLLPKKDGTVAAYHYPGQKLKDLIEGIDLDVREFV; the protein is encoded by the coding sequence ATGATAGAAGAGAATAATGAAACAGTTGCATTAGATGATTTATACTTAGATCCAAATAATTACAGATTTATTGATAATCTTGATTATGAAAAAGTTCCAGAAGCGGATTATCAGAAAGAACAAATACAGAAGCGAGCTTATAAATTTATTTTAGTGAATGGAATAGATGGAATTAGAGATTTAGTAGATAGTTTTAAATCCAATGGATTTTTGCCGATAGAAAAAATTCAAGTTCGTCCCTTTGTTTCTGATAGTAGTAAATATTTGGTCACAGAAGGAAATCGAAGAACTGTTGCATTAAAGTATCTTAAAGAAGAATATGAAAAAGGAAATTCAATTGGAAACTTAGACCCCGAAGTATTTAAAAGGATTCCAGTTGTCCCCCATGCTGATGTAACAGATGAAAAAAATTTGGTAATGATTGGTTTAAATCATATTAGTGGAAAAAAACAATGGCCATCGTTAAATCAGGCTAAGTTAATGCGGACTTTAGAGTTAGAGCATAAAATGAACCCTGATGATATTGTTAAAAAATTAGGAACCACTAAGCAACATTTTAATCGTTCTCAAAGAACTTTGTATTTAATAGACCAATACCTAGAAAGTGATTTTGGAGATCAGTTTAAAACCGACAAATATAATTATTTTCAAGAAATTATAAGTAGTACTGATTTGAAAGATTGGATTGAATGGGATGATAATGCTTATAAGGCAAGAAATATAAAAAACTTAGAACGTTTGTTTTCCTATATCTCGGAAGTAGAAATCGAAGGGGATGATGGAAATTATACGCAGAAGAGAGAGCCAATTATTTCTAAATCTTCTGAGTTGAGAGAATTAGCAAAAATTGTTAAAGATGAAAAAGCTTTACTTTCTTTAGAGTCAACCGGTTCTATTACAACTGCAATAACAGAAAGTGGAGTAGTTGGTAAAACTAAAATTCAGTCTGCATTGGATTTAATTCATAAACAAATCAATGTTACCTTCAACTATTCTGGGTATTTAGAACAAAAAGATTTAGAGAGTATCAAAGATGCTGTGCAAAAATTTAATGGGGTTTTAATCGCCAGAGGTATTGATCCTAAATTAAAATTAATATCCGATATCAAAAAAGGAGAACAACTCACTAATTCAAAAGATATAATACTGAGTGAGCTCAATTTAATTAAATATAAAAAGTTTATCAACTTTCATGTAAAGGATTTGAATCGAATCAATATATTTGCTGGTAAAAATAATTCTGGTAAAACATCATTACTCGAAGCTATTTACCAAATTGCCATGTTGAGTGATATAGATGGTGTTTTAGAAATTGTAACACGAAGATCGAAGGTTTCGATTAATTCTGTAAGAATTGATTGGCTAAAGGAACAAATCAATGACTATCAAATCGAAGGAAAAACTAGGAATAGTGAAAAAGTTTCTTTGCAATTACGAAACTATTCGAATCCTCAAGAAGTAGACTCACCCACTTTCTATGTGAATACAGTGGAGCTCTCTGCCTATTTTCATGAATCTGAATTTGTTACTAGAAGTCATTTTTTTGAGAATAAAGACAGAGAAACAGAGGGTAATACTAAATTTCTTTGTCCGGTTCTGTTCTCTAGTCCCTTTTCTATGAATTCATCCGAAATTATGAAGGCTTGTAACGAAGTTAGTTTTAAAAGAAAAATTTCTGGTAAAGGAAATCTTTCGGCAAAAGAAGTCATTATTGATTTCATTCAGAAATTTGTAGATAAGGATATTAAAAATATTGAATTAGTAAATGATTTTAATCGATTTACAGTAAATCATTCAACTCAGGAAAATATGGATTTGTCTCAATACGGTGAAGGCTTACAACGAATATTCTACATCTCTCTTTTATTTGCATACGCAGAGAATGGAATTGTTTGTATTGATGAATTTGAAAATGCTGTTTACTTCGGGTTACTCAAAGAATTTACAAAGTTAGTCCAAGAGCTTGCGGTTGAATTTAACGTGCAGGTATTTCTCACAACGCATAGTAAGGAGTGTGTGGATGCATTTATATTTAACAATTATAAAACCGAGGATATTTCTGCTTATACCCTATTACCCAAAAAAGATGGGACAGTGGCTGCTTATCATTATCCGGGACAAAAATTAAAAGATTTGATTGAAGGAATTGATCTTGATGTGAGGGAATTTGTATGA